Proteins from one Bombus affinis isolate iyBomAffi1 chromosome 1, iyBomAffi1.2, whole genome shotgun sequence genomic window:
- the LOC126914307 gene encoding respirasome Complex Assembly Factor 1, whose translation MSRSKPEKIGNGGKCELSVWTRAITANSEWPDKEEFLDVIYWARQAIGIIVGIGWGLIPLKGFIALLLFVLVNAGVTYLYFSNFQQIDEEEFGGIWELTKEGFMTSFAGFLVTWIIIYSGLHFD comes from the exons ATGTCACGTTCAAAACCTGAAAAGATTGGAAATGGTGGTAAATGCGAATTAAGTGTATGGACACGTGCGATAACAGCAAACTCCGAATGGCCGGATAAA GAAGAATTTCTTGATGTTATATATTGGGCTAGACAAGCAATTGGTATCATAGTTGGTATAGGATGGGGTCTTATACCTTTAAAAGGTTTCATAGCTCTACTATT ATTTGTATTAGTTAATGCAGGTGTTACATACCTGTATTTTAGTAATTTTCAACAAATTGATGAGGAAGAATTTGGTGGTATATGGGAATTAACTAAAGAAGGTTTTATGACATCATTTGCTGGTTTTTTG GTGACCTGGATCATTATATATTCAGGACTACATTTTGATTGA